A genomic window from Candidatus Denitrolinea symbiosum includes:
- a CDS encoding succinate dehydrogenase iron-sulfur subunit, translating to MDVTLKIFRYNPEKDKSFHYETYVIENAHETDRVLDLLEHVKGYNDGTLSFRRSCAHGVCGSDAMRINGRNHLACKTLVRDVGDKITVEPILGLKVVKDLIVDMEPFFDNYKKVLPWFINDSPLPEDGRERLQSPEQRVRFDDATKCILCAACTTSCPSYWASDDYLGPAAFVAAHRFVFDSRDEAASERLQIVSETSGLARCHTIFNCTMACPRDIQITKAIGELKMATITGKIE from the coding sequence ATGGATGTGACGCTTAAAATCTTCCGCTACAACCCTGAAAAGGACAAAAGCTTTCACTACGAGACCTACGTCATCGAAAACGCGCACGAGACCGACCGCGTGCTCGACCTGCTCGAACACGTGAAGGGCTACAACGACGGCACGCTCTCCTTCCGCCGCTCGTGCGCGCACGGCGTCTGCGGCTCGGACGCGATGCGCATCAACGGACGCAACCACCTGGCCTGCAAGACCCTCGTCCGCGATGTGGGCGACAAGATCACCGTCGAGCCGATCCTCGGCCTGAAAGTGGTCAAAGACCTGATCGTGGACATGGAACCTTTCTTCGATAATTACAAGAAGGTACTGCCCTGGTTCATCAACGACAGCCCCCTGCCCGAAGACGGACGCGAACGCCTGCAATCGCCCGAGCAGCGCGTCCGCTTCGACGACGCCACCAAGTGCATCCTGTGCGCGGCCTGCACCACCTCCTGCCCGTCGTACTGGGCCAGCGACGACTACCTCGGTCCCGCCGCGTTCGTGGCCGCCCACCGCTTCGTCTTCGACAGCCGCGACGAGGCCGCCAGCGAGCGCTTGCAGATCGTCAGCGAAACCAGCGGACTGGCGCGCTGCCACACGATCTTCAATTGCACCATGGCCTGCCCGCGTGATATCCAAATCACAAAGGCCATCGGCGAGTTGAAGATGGCGACGATCACGGGGAAGATCGAGTGA
- a CDS encoding ABC transporter, which produces MPETLIETRSLVKRYGEKLAVNNVSFDVQGGEIFGFLGPNGAGKTTTIKMIVGLLQPTSGSVKVAGFDVQTQPLLAKAASGYVPDTPNLYAKLSGRELLRFVGDLYSLERGQTARRIDELLRVLELTAAADETIDSYSHGMQQKTSLAAALVHDPRVLVLDEPTVGLDPKSARLIKDILRQLAERGAAVMLSTHILEIAERMCDRIGIINKGELVAIGTMDELRHLGRSGETSLEDIFLGLTGGAEEAAIAEILK; this is translated from the coding sequence ATGCCTGAAACCCTCATCGAAACGCGCAGCCTCGTCAAACGCTACGGCGAAAAACTCGCTGTGAACAACGTCTCCTTCGACGTGCAGGGCGGCGAGATTTTCGGCTTCCTCGGTCCCAACGGCGCGGGGAAGACCACCACCATCAAAATGATCGTCGGCCTGCTGCAGCCCACCTCGGGTTCGGTCAAAGTGGCGGGCTTCGACGTGCAGACCCAGCCGCTTCTCGCCAAAGCCGCCAGCGGATACGTCCCCGACACGCCCAACCTCTACGCCAAACTGAGCGGGCGCGAACTCCTGCGCTTCGTGGGCGATCTCTACAGCCTCGAGCGCGGACAGACCGCGCGGCGCATTGACGAACTGCTGCGCGTCCTCGAACTGACCGCGGCCGCCGACGAAACGATCGACTCGTACAGCCACGGGATGCAGCAGAAGACCTCGCTCGCCGCGGCCCTCGTCCACGACCCGCGCGTCCTCGTGCTGGACGAACCCACGGTCGGGCTGGACCCGAAGTCGGCGCGCCTCATCAAAGACATCCTCCGCCAGCTCGCGGAGCGCGGCGCGGCCGTCATGCTCTCGACGCACATTCTCGAGATCGCCGAACGCATGTGCGACCGCATCGGCATCATCAACAAGGGCGAACTGGTCGCCATCGGCACGATGGACGAACTGCGCCATCTCGGCCGCAGCGGCGAGACCAGCCTCGAAGACATCTTCCTCGGTCTCACGGGCGGCGCCGAGGAAGCCGCCATCGCAGAGATTTTGAAATGA
- a CDS encoding lysophospholipase — translation MKTFEWEWTSFDGLKMYSKGWAPEQDPKAVVCLVHGLGEHIGRYEHVGAAFAEAGYAMLGFDLRGHGKSGGPRGHTPSAEAYYKDIDSFLAEAAKRYPSAPRFIYGHSLGGFLSLAYSLSRKPDLCGMIVSSPGLRTALHEQKVKVTLAKVLGAIAPTITLPSGLNAEHISRDPQVVKAYVNDPLVHDKTSTGFGRAALQAGEFVFAHAAELSTPILLAYCSEDKLAFPRGSEEFASLAPKGLVTLKRFDGLYHEPHNEPEKAEVLKTYVQWLDGRMNS, via the coding sequence ATGAAAACTTTTGAATGGGAATGGACTTCTTTCGACGGACTCAAAATGTACTCGAAAGGCTGGGCGCCCGAACAGGACCCGAAGGCGGTCGTCTGCCTCGTCCACGGGTTGGGCGAGCACATCGGACGCTACGAACACGTCGGCGCGGCGTTCGCAGAGGCGGGATACGCCATGCTCGGGTTCGACCTGCGCGGACACGGGAAGTCGGGCGGGCCGCGCGGACATACGCCCTCGGCGGAGGCCTACTACAAGGACATCGATTCGTTCCTGGCCGAGGCGGCGAAGCGCTATCCATCCGCGCCGCGCTTCATTTACGGTCATAGTCTCGGCGGATTCCTGTCCCTGGCCTACAGCCTGAGCCGCAAGCCCGACCTGTGCGGCATGATCGTCTCCTCGCCTGGACTGCGCACCGCCCTGCACGAGCAGAAAGTCAAAGTGACGCTGGCGAAGGTCCTCGGCGCGATCGCGCCGACCATCACCCTGCCAAGCGGATTGAACGCCGAACACATCAGCCGCGATCCGCAGGTGGTGAAGGCCTACGTCAACGACCCGCTGGTGCACGACAAAACCTCCACCGGCTTCGGACGCGCCGCGCTGCAAGCGGGGGAATTCGTCTTCGCGCACGCGGCGGAACTATCCACGCCGATCCTGCTGGCGTATTGCTCCGAGGACAAACTCGCCTTCCCGCGCGGGAGCGAGGAGTTCGCCAGTCTCGCGCCGAAGGGACTGGTCACGTTGAAGCGCTTCGACGGTCTGTATCACGAGCCGCACAACGAGCCGGAGAAGGCCGAAGTTCTGAAGACGTACGTCCAATGGCTGGACGGACGGATGAACAGTTGA
- a CDS encoding disulfide isomerase, giving the protein MSSELKKSKRQVLREKRQREQQRGRVISIGAIVLGALLIFGLLIYPNLKPVDVASAASFERPNADFNATGDPNAPITITEYSDFQCPYCKRFADDTEKQLVETYAAAGKVRFVYRSFGLFIGPESQASAEAAYCAGDQGKFWQYHDVLFANHTGENVGDFTNRKLEAFADSLGLDMGAFGSCLSGGKHADRVTQDGIDGHAAGLQATPSFVMTYTVNGETKSQIIEGAQPFSAFQSAIEAALAEMGQ; this is encoded by the coding sequence ATGTCCAGTGAACTGAAGAAAAGCAAACGGCAAGTATTGCGCGAAAAACGCCAGCGCGAACAGCAGCGCGGCCGCGTCATCAGCATCGGCGCGATCGTGTTGGGCGCGTTGCTCATCTTTGGCCTGCTGATCTATCCCAACCTCAAGCCCGTCGACGTCGCCAGCGCGGCGTCGTTCGAGCGCCCCAACGCGGACTTCAACGCCACCGGCGATCCGAACGCGCCTATCACCATCACCGAATACTCCGATTTTCAATGTCCGTACTGCAAACGCTTCGCGGACGACACCGAGAAGCAACTGGTGGAAACCTACGCCGCCGCGGGGAAGGTCCGCTTTGTCTACCGCTCCTTCGGCCTCTTCATCGGACCTGAGTCGCAGGCCTCCGCCGAGGCCGCCTACTGCGCCGGCGACCAGGGCAAGTTCTGGCAATACCATGATGTGCTGTTCGCCAACCACACCGGCGAGAACGTGGGCGATTTCACCAACCGAAAACTGGAGGCCTTCGCCGATTCCCTGGGCCTCGACATGGGCGCTTTCGGTTCCTGCCTGAGCGGCGGCAAGCACGCCGACCGCGTCACGCAGGACGGCATTGACGGACATGCGGCCGGCCTCCAGGCCACGCCCTCGTTCGTGATGACGTACACGGTCAACGGCGAAACGAAAAGCCAGATCATCGAAGGCGCGCAGCCGTTCAGCGCGTTCCAGTCCGCGATCGAGGCGGCGCTGGCAGAGATGGGACAGTAA
- a CDS encoding restriction endonuclease → MADYIKAHIEQYFYGHKTDVHVNIDEQFVLGVECKAYTENAMFKRILVDFTLLKQAVPKLKCVLLQLESQLTGDYSKPLNPVIYGSASSHTLMSYFDVDLNIITLLEGERKVDEPIHKREHFKEMTEPALKKAVQTLKDLLAEFV, encoded by the coding sequence GTGGCCGATTACATCAAAGCGCATATCGAACAATATTTTTATGGTCACAAAACAGATGTTCATGTAAACATTGATGAACAATTTGTTCTTGGCGTCGAATGTAAGGCATACACGGAAAACGCCATGTTTAAAAGAATTCTAGTGGACTTTACTTTGTTAAAGCAAGCCGTACCAAAACTGAAATGCGTTTTACTACAACTTGAGAGTCAATTAACAGGCGATTACTCAAAGCCATTAAATCCTGTAATTTACGGCAGCGCTTCAAGCCATACTCTTATGTCGTATTTTGATGTTGATTTGAATATCATTACTTTGCTGGAAGGCGAAAGAAAAGTTGACGAGCCAATTCATAAACGAGAACATTTCAAGGAAATGACAGAGCCGGCATTGAAGAAAGCCGTGCAAACATTGAAAGACCTTTTAGCTGAATTTGTATAA
- a CDS encoding restriction endonuclease, translating into MPHNIAEIQKAYNILVGGIDEKAHADDEEGERAYGGAVRSAKGILVESIAKNLVEIA; encoded by the coding sequence ATGCCTCATAACATTGCAGAGATACAAAAAGCCTACAATATCCTTGTCGGCGGAATAGACGAAAAAGCGCATGCGGACGATGAGGAAGGTGAGCGCGCTTATGGCGGCGCAGTTCGTTCTGCAAAAGGCATACTCGTTGAAAGCATTGCAAAAAACTTGGTTGAGATTGCATAG
- a CDS encoding DNA methylase yields the protein MTEYKSIHFTVDFEAGSAILNIANDNLASQPEPRPYIKPNLAGYVFYFHTLDIKLLKKNIEVLTGIDLFSNNQTSEKHKAGKILQAVFDQVNEIGSYGIKSGKRQYVGFNVERKVRNRKGKELNRSQYYYAQDNDFSESNSILPDESVNRIICNDSLAALKLLPDNSIDLIFTSPPYNFGLEYDSQDDAHKWQLYFDKLFAIFDECVRVLKFGGRIVVNIQPLFSDYIPSHHMISNYFINKKMIWKGEILWEKNNYNCKYTAWGSWKSPSNPYLKYTWEFVEVFAKGSLKKSGESENADITPDEFKEWVVAKWSIAPERKMKEFGHPAMFPEKLAERVIKLFSFKGDIVLDPFNGVGTTTAVAQKLGRKYIGIDISQEYCDAANKRLKSTLF from the coding sequence ATGACAGAATATAAATCCATCCACTTTACTGTTGATTTCGAAGCCGGCAGCGCAATTTTGAATATTGCTAATGATAATTTAGCAAGTCAGCCGGAGCCGCGCCCGTATATCAAGCCTAATTTAGCAGGTTATGTTTTTTATTTTCACACTTTGGATATAAAGTTGTTGAAGAAAAATATTGAAGTATTAACAGGGATAGATCTGTTTTCTAATAATCAAACATCCGAAAAACATAAAGCAGGGAAAATACTTCAGGCCGTCTTTGACCAAGTAAACGAAATTGGCAGTTACGGAATAAAATCTGGAAAGCGTCAATACGTTGGGTTCAATGTCGAGCGAAAAGTACGGAACCGTAAAGGCAAAGAACTAAACAGGTCTCAATACTATTATGCCCAAGACAATGACTTTTCCGAGTCGAATAGTATTCTTCCTGATGAATCTGTAAATAGAATCATCTGCAATGATAGTTTAGCGGCCTTGAAATTATTGCCTGATAATTCCATTGATCTGATTTTTACGTCGCCGCCCTATAATTTTGGGCTTGAATATGATAGCCAGGATGATGCCCATAAATGGCAGCTTTACTTTGATAAACTTTTTGCGATATTCGATGAGTGCGTAAGAGTTTTGAAATTCGGCGGAAGAATTGTTGTAAATATTCAACCGCTGTTTTCCGACTATATCCCTTCGCATCATATGATTAGTAATTACTTTATCAATAAAAAGATGATCTGGAAGGGCGAAATTCTTTGGGAGAAGAATAACTACAACTGCAAATATACCGCGTGGGGTTCTTGGAAAAGTCCGAGTAATCCGTATCTTAAATACACTTGGGAATTTGTTGAAGTTTTTGCCAAAGGGAGTTTAAAAAAATCTGGCGAGTCTGAAAATGCCGATATAACCCCGGATGAATTCAAAGAATGGGTTGTCGCCAAATGGAGCATCGCGCCGGAAAGAAAAATGAAAGAATTTGGACATCCAGCAATGTTTCCTGAAAAATTAGCGGAAAGAGTCATCAAGTTATTTTCATTCAAGGGCGATATTGTGCTTGACCCGTTTAACGGAGTTGGGACAACTACGGCGGTTGCCCAAAAACTCGGACGGAAATATATAGGGATTGATATTTCCCAGGAATATTGCGATGCGGCAAACAAAAGACTTAAGTCAACTTTGTTTTAG
- a CDS encoding thiolase domain-containing protein has protein sequence MRPVYAISGGVSKFAKARPDKTFQAVIKEAYDYAIADIGLDFPTFTRIVDGSVASYFSDHFTRQLMAGIMAQDYLGLCPKPGHRVEGGGATGGLCFQEAWKSVASGHMDVCVAYGFETMSHVETWKGNEFIALASDVSFDYPVGGFYSGYYAMMVTRHMKEFGTTVEQMAHVSVKNHLNAYHNPYSQKRNRYTIADVRNAPMVAWPLTRLDICVMSDGAAATILVSEEGLKKLEAAGAQIPRPLVRVTGIGRGTDAMRMADRPHVDYDYFMENYATEQEKASSETKAYYKKLWDHGTRYPGVHSFRAGRAAGNMAWKHAGISDPLHELDFIELHDAYTSSEIQTYEDLGLCRYGEGGPFAESGKAFLPNIDYGLKLKDKPVCAVNPSGGLIACGHPVGATGLMQGVFAIWQLQGTIKKHFRDDRLQVKDAKRGAIHSHAGTGTYVSVSVLEREG, from the coding sequence ATGAGACCCGTGTACGCAATCTCAGGCGGGGTTTCCAAGTTCGCCAAAGCCCGCCCCGACAAAACCTTCCAGGCCGTCATCAAGGAGGCGTACGACTACGCCATCGCCGATATCGGTTTGGATTTCCCGACCTTCACGCGCATCGTGGACGGTTCGGTGGCTTCGTATTTCTCGGATCACTTCACCCGACAGTTGATGGCTGGCATCATGGCGCAGGACTACCTCGGGCTTTGTCCGAAGCCCGGTCACCGCGTGGAGGGCGGCGGCGCGACCGGCGGACTTTGCTTCCAGGAGGCGTGGAAATCCGTCGCCAGCGGTCACATGGACGTGTGCGTGGCCTATGGCTTCGAGACCATGTCTCACGTGGAAACCTGGAAGGGAAATGAGTTCATCGCTCTGGCCTCCGACGTGTCGTTCGATTACCCTGTCGGAGGTTTTTATTCGGGCTACTACGCCATGATGGTGACGCGTCACATGAAGGAGTTCGGCACCACCGTGGAGCAGATGGCTCACGTCAGCGTGAAGAATCACCTCAACGCGTACCACAACCCCTATTCGCAAAAGCGGAATCGCTACACCATCGCGGACGTGCGCAACGCGCCGATGGTGGCCTGGCCGCTCACCCGCCTCGACATCTGCGTGATGTCCGACGGCGCGGCCGCGACCATCCTCGTCTCTGAGGAAGGCTTGAAGAAACTCGAAGCCGCGGGCGCGCAGATTCCCCGTCCGCTCGTGCGCGTGACCGGCATCGGGCGCGGCACCGACGCCATGCGCATGGCCGACCGTCCACACGTGGATTACGACTACTTCATGGAGAACTACGCCACCGAGCAGGAAAAAGCCTCCAGCGAGACGAAGGCATATTACAAGAAACTCTGGGACCACGGCACGCGCTATCCGGGCGTCCACTCGTTCCGCGCGGGACGCGCGGCGGGCAACATGGCCTGGAAACACGCGGGCATCTCGGACCCGCTCCACGAACTCGACTTCATCGAACTGCACGACGCCTACACTTCGTCCGAGATTCAAACTTACGAGGACCTCGGTCTCTGCCGCTACGGCGAGGGCGGTCCGTTCGCGGAATCGGGCAAGGCTTTCCTGCCGAACATTGACTACGGCTTGAAGTTGAAAGATAAGCCCGTCTGCGCGGTGAATCCCTCCGGCGGGCTGATCGCCTGCGGGCATCCCGTCGGCGCGACCGGACTCATGCAGGGCGTGTTCGCCATCTGGCAACTGCAGGGGACGATCAAAAAACATTTCCGCGACGACCGGCTCCAGGTCAAAGACGCGAAGCGGGGCGCGATCCATAGTCACGCGGGGACAGGGACGTACGTTTCTGTCTCTGTTTTGGAAAGAGAGGGTTAA
- a CDS encoding cysteine--tRNA ligase: MLRIYNTLTRKKEDFVTLEPGVVRMYVCGVTVYNDAHVGHAMSALVFDIVRRYLEFRGYRVRHVMNFTDVDDKIIARANALGEDPFALAQRYIDDYRQNLSDLNILPATSNPRATQTMKEIIAMTQGLIDKGCAYAPGNGDVYFRVTKDEDYGKLSARKIEEMQAGARIEVGEQKEHPMDFALWKAAKPGEPSWESPWGRGRPGWHIECSAMNLVELGEQIDIHGGGNDLIFPHHENEIAQSESYTGKQFARYWMHNGMLQLGGEKMSKSLGNIISIKEFLSQRDADVMRMLVLAGSYRAPLMFNDETLDAAQKNVERIKSGLRPGAASAAGLDPQAASALLAQSDATRAAFAAAMDDDFNTAGALAALFELVKAVNTARDNGATDEQLLPAQNTLRALTGVLGLRLRDKTGAADADPFVNLLVEIRAEVRKQKLWGVSDLIRDRLKELGITIEDGKDGTTWKWG; this comes from the coding sequence ATGTTAAGAATCTACAACACCCTCACCCGCAAAAAAGAGGACTTCGTCACCCTCGAACCGGGCGTGGTCAGGATGTACGTCTGCGGCGTCACGGTCTACAACGACGCGCACGTCGGCCACGCCATGTCCGCGCTGGTGTTCGACATCGTCCGCCGCTACCTCGAATTTCGCGGCTACCGTGTCCGCCACGTCATGAACTTCACCGACGTGGACGACAAGATCATCGCCCGCGCCAACGCCCTCGGCGAAGACCCCTTCGCGCTCGCGCAGCGCTACATTGACGACTACCGCCAGAACCTGAGCGACCTCAACATCCTGCCCGCCACGTCCAACCCGCGCGCCACGCAGACGATGAAAGAGATCATTGCCATGACGCAGGGACTGATTGATAAAGGCTGCGCCTACGCGCCCGGCAACGGCGACGTCTACTTCCGCGTCACCAAAGACGAAGACTACGGCAAGTTGTCCGCGCGCAAGATTGAAGAGATGCAAGCCGGCGCGCGCATCGAAGTCGGCGAGCAAAAAGAACATCCGATGGATTTTGCCCTCTGGAAGGCCGCCAAACCCGGCGAGCCGTCCTGGGAAAGCCCGTGGGGACGCGGCCGCCCGGGCTGGCACATCGAATGTTCTGCCATGAACCTCGTCGAACTCGGCGAGCAGATCGACATCCACGGCGGCGGCAACGACCTCATCTTCCCGCACCACGAAAACGAGATCGCCCAATCCGAAAGTTACACCGGCAAGCAATTCGCCCGCTACTGGATGCACAATGGCATGTTGCAACTCGGCGGCGAAAAAATGTCCAAGTCGCTCGGCAACATCATTTCCATTAAAGAATTCCTGTCGCAGCGCGACGCCGACGTCATGCGGATGCTGGTGCTGGCCGGCTCCTACCGCGCCCCGCTGATGTTCAACGACGAGACGCTGGACGCCGCGCAGAAAAACGTGGAACGCATCAAGTCCGGACTTCGGCCGGGCGCGGCCTCCGCAGCCGGACTCGACCCCCAGGCGGCCTCCGCCCTCCTCGCCCAGTCCGACGCGACGCGCGCCGCCTTCGCCGCCGCGATGGACGACGACTTCAACACCGCCGGCGCGCTGGCCGCGCTGTTCGAACTCGTCAAAGCCGTCAACACCGCCCGCGACAACGGCGCCACGGACGAACAACTCCTCCCCGCGCAGAACACCCTGCGCGCGTTGACGGGCGTCCTCGGTCTGCGGCTTCGCGACAAAACCGGCGCGGCGGACGCCGATCCGTTCGTCAACCTGCTCGTCGAGATCCGCGCCGAAGTCCGCAAGCAGAAACTGTGGGGTGTCTCAGACTTGATCCGCGACCGCTTGAAGGAACTCGGAATCACCATCGAAGACGGAAAAGACGGGACAACGTGGAAGTGGGGGTAG
- a CDS encoding twitching motility protein PilT produces the protein MRLEFILRVVGMLLLALLGGYAGQELAIGYQRDVLIYVLGLGLVGGLVGFVMTPYLTTRPARTLRALLGRMAAETLFAGLTGLVVGLLVAALLAFPLSMLPGAFGDILPFVGVLVFTYFGVSLFVMRQGDIMGLLSALGGRGGEGGSSSSWTNLNRNILLDTSVIIDGRVGDIAKTGFLPGTLLIPRFVLNELQYIADSPDGLRRARGRRGMETIAELQKLPNVMTRVSDIDVEGMREVDDKLVVLARQLKCPILTNDYNLNRVAELQGVSILNINELANAVKSVVLPGEVLRINVIQEGKEYGQGVGYMDDGTMVVVENGKDVIGEYREVTISKVLQTAAGRMIFARVDEPNGKKKK, from the coding sequence ATGAGACTCGAATTTATTCTGCGCGTCGTTGGGATGTTGCTCCTTGCGCTTTTGGGCGGATACGCAGGCCAGGAACTGGCGATCGGATACCAAAGAGACGTGTTGATCTATGTGCTTGGCCTGGGACTCGTCGGCGGGCTGGTGGGATTTGTCATGACGCCCTACCTGACCACGCGGCCGGCGCGCACGCTCCGCGCCCTGCTGGGACGCATGGCCGCCGAGACGCTCTTCGCCGGGCTGACCGGGCTGGTGGTGGGACTGCTGGTGGCCGCGCTGCTGGCCTTCCCGCTGTCCATGCTGCCGGGCGCGTTCGGCGACATCCTCCCGTTCGTGGGCGTGCTGGTCTTCACCTACTTCGGCGTCTCGCTGTTCGTCATGCGCCAGGGCGACATCATGGGATTGCTCAGCGCGCTCGGCGGACGCGGCGGCGAGGGCGGTTCGTCCTCCTCGTGGACCAACCTCAACCGCAACATCCTGCTCGACACCAGCGTCATCATTGACGGGCGCGTGGGCGACATCGCCAAGACGGGATTCCTGCCCGGCACGCTGCTCATCCCCCGCTTCGTCCTGAACGAACTCCAGTACATCGCCGATTCTCCCGACGGACTGCGCCGCGCCCGCGGCCGCCGCGGCATGGAGACCATCGCCGAGCTGCAAAAACTTCCCAACGTGATGACCCGCGTCAGCGACATTGACGTGGAGGGGATGCGCGAAGTGGACGACAAACTCGTGGTGCTGGCGCGCCAACTCAAATGTCCGATCCTGACCAATGACTACAACCTCAACCGCGTGGCCGAATTGCAGGGCGTCTCCATCCTGAACATCAACGAGCTCGCCAACGCGGTCAAGTCGGTCGTCCTGCCGGGCGAGGTCCTGCGCATCAACGTCATCCAGGAAGGCAAGGAATACGGCCAGGGCGTGGGCTACATGGACGACGGGACGATGGTGGTCGTCGAGAACGGCAAGGATGTCATCGGCGAATATCGCGAGGTGACCATCTCCAAAGTTTTGCAAACCGCGGCGGGACGCATGATCTTCGCCCGCGTGGATGAACCGAACGGGAAGAAGAAAAAATAA
- a CDS encoding DNA polymerase III subunit beta — protein sequence MKVTVLQENLARGLSVVSRAVSPRSTLPVLANVLIATDEGRLRLSATNLEMGITCWIPARIEQDGSTTVPSRTFSDLVNTLPGDQAQLTLNAQTQSLHVQSGASNNDIKCIDAQEFPPLPVPDMEGAIQLNVVDFKEMIRQVAFAASTDESRPVLMGVLMTVDKDKVTMAAADGFRLSVRKAVLSSPAPNPFNAIIPARALSELARVAGDGEEMIHMVAPKGRGQVVFRVKDVELVTQLIDGAFPDYQQIIPRSYKSRTLVSTASLLKACKQAEIFAREGSNVARLDIKSANGGSGEVEISATSEETGKNETIVEATVDGSGVLIAFNVKFLREVLEVIKSPNVALETSAANAPGVVRPVGDEDFLHVIMPMHLG from the coding sequence ATGAAAGTGACTGTCCTGCAAGAGAACCTCGCCCGCGGACTGAGCGTCGTCTCCCGCGCGGTTTCGCCGCGCAGCACCCTGCCCGTGCTGGCGAACGTGTTGATCGCCACCGACGAGGGACGCCTGCGCCTCTCCGCAACCAACCTGGAAATGGGAATCACCTGCTGGATTCCCGCGCGCATCGAGCAGGACGGTTCGACCACGGTCCCGTCGCGCACCTTCTCGGACCTCGTCAACACCCTGCCCGGCGACCAGGCGCAATTGACCCTCAACGCGCAGACCCAAAGCCTGCACGTGCAATCGGGCGCGTCGAACAACGACATCAAGTGCATCGACGCGCAGGAGTTTCCGCCCCTGCCCGTGCCGGATATGGAAGGCGCCATCCAACTCAACGTGGTGGATTTCAAGGAAATGATCCGCCAGGTCGCGTTCGCGGCCTCCACAGACGAATCGCGTCCCGTGCTGATGGGCGTGTTGATGACCGTGGACAAGGACAAGGTCACGATGGCCGCGGCCGACGGTTTCCGCCTGTCGGTGCGAAAAGCGGTCTTGTCCTCGCCCGCGCCGAATCCGTTCAACGCCATCATCCCCGCCCGCGCGTTGAGCGAACTGGCGCGCGTCGCCGGAGACGGCGAAGAGATGATCCACATGGTCGCGCCCAAGGGACGCGGTCAGGTCGTCTTCCGCGTGAAAGACGTGGAACTCGTCACGCAACTGATTGACGGCGCCTTCCCCGATTACCAGCAGATCATCCCGCGCAGCTACAAATCGCGCACGCTCGTCTCCACCGCCTCGCTGCTCAAGGCCTGCAAACAGGCCGAGATCTTCGCGCGCGAAGGCTCGAACGTGGCGCGGCTCGACATCAAATCCGCCAACGGCGGCAGCGGCGAAGTGGAAATCTCCGCCACCTCCGAAGAGACCGGCAAGAACGAGACCATCGTCGAAGCCACCGTGGACGGAAGCGGCGTGCTGATCGCGTTCAACGTCAAGTTCCTGCGCGAGGTTCTCGAAGTCATCAAAAGCCCCAACGTCGCGCTCGAAACCTCCGCGGCCAACGCGCCGGGCGTCGTCCGGCCGGTGGGCGACGAGGACTTCCTCCACGTCATCATGCCGATGCATTTGGGATAG
- a CDS encoding intramembrane metalloprotease, YhfC family has translation MIAVTSSISVLGMIVLPILLGFWLARKFRLSWKLFFAGALTFIASQILHIPFLYGTTALFNGGTLPSPPPAWSAAFNAVFLGLAAGIFEETARWVLFKFFLKKARSWNEGVLVGAGHGGVEAFILGVISLFTVINMVVLKSADLSTMGVPAEQLAAAQQQVAAFWAAPAYMGLLGFVERIFAITLHLALSTMVLYGIANKKPLWFWLAVLWHSVVDAAAVYLMPIVGALAVEGVVALMALVSLAILFGLRKKFEGQRPAESQDDAPLFDPTSFD, from the coding sequence ATGATCGCTGTCACATCAAGTATCAGTGTTTTGGGAATGATCGTCCTGCCGATCCTGCTCGGGTTCTGGCTGGCGCGAAAATTCCGTCTTTCGTGGAAGTTGTTTTTTGCGGGCGCGCTGACTTTTATCGCCTCGCAGATTTTGCACATCCCATTCCTTTACGGGACGACCGCGCTGTTCAACGGCGGGACTCTGCCGTCTCCGCCTCCCGCGTGGTCGGCCGCCTTCAACGCCGTCTTCCTCGGTTTGGCGGCGGGCATTTTTGAAGAAACCGCGCGCTGGGTGTTGTTCAAGTTCTTCCTCAAGAAAGCGCGCTCCTGGAACGAAGGCGTTTTGGTTGGCGCGGGACACGGCGGCGTGGAAGCCTTTATCCTTGGCGTGATCAGCCTGTTCACAGTTATCAACATGGTGGTGTTGAAAAGCGCCGACTTATCCACAATGGGAGTCCCTGCCGAGCAATTGGCGGCCGCGCAACAGCAGGTCGCCGCGTTCTGGGCGGCTCCCGCGTATATGGGCTTGCTCGGTTTCGTGGAGCGGATCTTCGCCATCACGTTGCACCTGGCGCTTTCGACGATGGTGCTTTATGGCATTGCCAACAAAAAGCCGCTCTGGTTCTGGCTGGCTGTGTTGTGGCATTCCGTCGTGGACGCGGCGGCGGTCTATTTGATGCCGATCGTCGGCGCGCTGGCGGTCGAGGGCGTGGTCGCGTTGATGGCGCTCGTCAGCCTCGCGATCCTGTTCGGGCTGAGGAAAAAGTTCGAGGGGCAGAGGCCGGCTGAAAGTCAGGATGACGCGCCGCTCTTTGATCCAACTTCCTTTGATTGA